A window of Fibrobacter sp. UWR4 contains these coding sequences:
- a CDS encoding TIGR02147 family protein, translating into MQPITTYKNYRSYIQDYYEEFKNRGILTWQIFADKAGFTSASYLKLVCQDKANLSDDGIEKTADSMNLVGFEKDYFKALVHFNQAKKIADKQKALENISAVAEKYNVKILNEDFFSFFSNWYNVVLRELVPLAQPNTNPANIGRQVIPPISGTKVSAAIKYLENQGLLKKNEDGSYVQTDAIISTGNLETSSIILHQYHKQLAQLGLNAIDEIPFDDRDISEVVVGVSNENYKRICEEIAAARKRILAIAAEDQKIERVYCVQTNAFPLSTPLRIKKKEQKNEP; encoded by the coding sequence ATGCAACCAATTACAACCTACAAGAATTACCGTTCCTATATCCAGGACTATTACGAAGAATTTAAGAACCGGGGAATCCTTACCTGGCAGATTTTCGCCGACAAGGCGGGCTTTACATCGGCCTCCTACCTCAAGCTGGTCTGTCAGGACAAGGCGAACCTCAGCGACGACGGGATCGAAAAGACCGCCGATTCCATGAACCTGGTAGGTTTCGAAAAGGACTATTTCAAGGCACTGGTACACTTCAACCAGGCAAAGAAAATTGCCGACAAACAAAAGGCGCTAGAGAACATTTCCGCCGTAGCCGAAAAGTACAATGTGAAAATTCTCAACGAGGATTTTTTCAGTTTCTTTTCCAACTGGTATAACGTAGTCCTTCGCGAATTGGTTCCGCTGGCGCAGCCAAATACAAACCCCGCAAACATCGGACGGCAGGTCATTCCGCCCATTTCCGGGACTAAGGTTTCCGCCGCCATCAAGTACCTGGAAAATCAGGGCCTTCTCAAGAAGAACGAAGACGGCAGCTATGTCCAGACGGACGCAATCATCTCCACGGGAAACCTGGAGACATCATCCATTATCCTGCACCAGTATCACAAGCAGTTGGCACAGCTTGGCCTAAACGCCATCGATGAAATTCCTTTCGACGACCGCGATATTTCCGAAGTGGTCGTGGGAGTTTCAAACGAGAACTACAAGCGAATCTGCGAAGAAATCGCAGCAGCCCGCAAACGCATTCTTGCCATTGCCGCAGAAGACCAGAAAATCGAAAGAGTCTATTGCGTACAGACAAATGCATTCCCCCTCTCCACACCCCTTCGCATCAAGAAGAAGGAACAGAAAAATGAACCGTAG
- a CDS encoding ATP-binding protein, with protein MALKNFPIGIQDFASIRNEGFFYVDKTDLVYKLTHTSKYYFLSRPRRFGKSLLISTLQCYFEGRKELFTGLAMERLETEWKKYPVIRLDMSTVKNLDAEVFASNMNDIFAPYEKCYGIKNDKTNQAWGSRLSALIRAANEQTSEQVVVLIDEYDAPVLEAMHNAELLEKVRNTMRDLYAPLKALGGILRFVFLTGISKFSQLSIFSELNNLNVITMDDEYAAICGITKEELLSQMQPEIQALADKQKMTYDEAVAALQRQYDGYHFSENSPDIYNPFSLINSLSKLNFANYWFASGTPTVLTKLVSKFKMEPETFNVGFPATLGMFDAPTETATNPIPMLYQSGYLTIRNFDGYEYVLGFPNEEVKVGFCGSLMPYYAFEDVVTNESFVLAFTRAMRAGKLEDALLQMRAFFSSIPYNAERQDENHYKTLFFLIFKLCTPYLVRTEECSAAGRADAVVETADAVYVFEFKLDANGTADDALKQIDDKGYLVPYTVTKAADGTPKKLFKIGVAFDAEKRTLGQWKIL; from the coding sequence ATGGCGTTAAAGAATTTTCCCATCGGCATCCAGGACTTTGCGAGCATTCGCAACGAAGGCTTCTTTTATGTAGACAAAACGGACCTTGTTTACAAGTTGACTCATACAAGCAAGTATTACTTTCTCAGCCGTCCTCGCCGCTTTGGAAAATCCCTTTTAATTAGCACTTTGCAATGCTACTTCGAAGGCCGCAAGGAACTGTTCACTGGCCTAGCCATGGAACGCCTGGAGACCGAGTGGAAAAAGTACCCGGTCATCCGGCTCGATATGAGTACCGTGAAAAATTTGGATGCAGAGGTCTTTGCTTCCAACATGAACGATATCTTTGCGCCTTATGAAAAATGTTACGGAATCAAAAACGACAAGACAAACCAGGCATGGGGAAGTCGTCTTTCTGCGTTGATCCGTGCCGCCAATGAGCAAACATCTGAACAGGTTGTGGTGCTCATTGACGAATATGACGCGCCAGTGCTAGAGGCTATGCATAATGCGGAACTTCTTGAAAAGGTTCGCAATACAATGCGGGACCTTTACGCACCCCTCAAGGCCCTTGGCGGCATTCTCCGCTTTGTGTTCCTCACGGGCATCAGCAAGTTCAGCCAGCTCAGCATTTTTAGCGAATTGAATAATCTGAATGTCATTACCATGGATGACGAGTACGCAGCCATCTGCGGCATCACCAAGGAAGAATTGCTCTCCCAGATGCAGCCCGAAATCCAGGCGCTGGCCGACAAGCAGAAAATGACCTACGACGAGGCTGTGGCTGCTTTACAGCGTCAGTATGACGGCTACCATTTTAGCGAAAACTCACCGGACATCTACAATCCATTCAGTTTGATAAACTCTTTAAGTAAGCTGAATTTCGCAAATTACTGGTTTGCCTCCGGAACGCCGACCGTTTTGACAAAGCTTGTGAGCAAGTTCAAGATGGAGCCGGAAACGTTTAATGTGGGTTTTCCTGCGACGCTTGGCATGTTTGATGCGCCTACGGAAACGGCTACGAATCCTATTCCCATGCTTTACCAAAGTGGCTACCTGACCATCCGGAATTTTGATGGCTATGAATATGTCCTGGGATTCCCCAATGAAGAGGTCAAGGTTGGTTTTTGTGGAAGCCTGATGCCTTATTATGCTTTTGAAGACGTGGTGACGAACGAATCGTTTGTCCTTGCCTTTACCCGCGCCATGCGTGCTGGCAAGCTGGAAGATGCCCTTTTGCAGATGCGAGCATTTTTCAGCAGCATTCCCTACAATGCGGAGCGTCAAGACGAAAATCATTACAAGACGTTGTTCTTCTTGATTTTTAAGCTATGTACGCCGTACCTCGTTCGCACCGAGGAATGCAGCGCCGCAGGCCGCGCCGATGCCGTCGTAGAAACTGCCGACGCTGTTTATGTTTTTGAATTCAAGCTTGATGCAAACGGCACCGCAGACGATGCCCTCAAGCAAATCGACGACAAGGGTTACTTGGTGCCCTATACCGTGACTAAGGCCGCAGACGGCACACCGAAAAAGTTGTTCAAGATAGGTGTTGCCTTCGATGCCGAAAAGCGCACCTTGGGCCAGTGGAAAATCCTATAG